One region of Mugil cephalus isolate CIBA_MC_2020 chromosome 17, CIBA_Mcephalus_1.1, whole genome shotgun sequence genomic DNA includes:
- the LOC125024021 gene encoding noncompact myelin-associated protein has product MQASTVSPVTTTTIPSNTTNVTKTKEQILIQSSGAMIAVIVIGIIIVFAFLLIILKTYNRRTHASRVLGATGGSKPRPKLSQSTIQTGLPLDTVPISSVSGSISYSNPASENNFQMPGMELSSVEGNHIEQFSTTSDSTVVTIHNAPSLGNS; this is encoded by the exons ATGCAAGCTTCAACCGTTTCACCTGTGACCACCACTACAATCCCGTCCAACACCACCAACGTCACAAAGACCAAAGAACAAATACTCATCCAGA gtTCCGGGGCTATGATTGCTGTCATTGTTATCGGCATCATTATCGTCTTTGCCTTTCTACTGATCATCCTGAAGACATACAACAG GCGGACACATGCGTCCAGAGTCCTGGGAGCCACGGGGGGCTCCAAACCTCGCCCCAAGTTGTCGCAGTCCACCATCCAGACTGGCTTGCCGCTGGACACCGTGCCCATCAGCTCCGTGTCGGGCAGCATCAGCTACTCAAACCCGGCCTCGGAGAACAACTTCCAGATGCCTGGAATGGAGCTGAGCAGCGTGGAGGGAAATCACATAGAGCAGTTCAGCACCACCAGCGATTCCACTGTAGTCACCATACACAACGCTCCATCGTTAGGAAACTCGTAG